One Bacteriovorax sp. PP10 DNA window includes the following coding sequences:
- a CDS encoding acetoacetate--CoA ligase yields the protein MNTSLWTPSADRIKYSEMTAFMQAMNREHKLSMESYQELHQFSITHKDLFWKSLINYFGVNYRGSLDPVLLEEGFENYTWFSNVELNFAENLLKNGKDGDVALNFQHESGMSKKVTYKNLRTEVKSLQAYLKKNMSEGDVLAAYMPNIPETVVSMLATTSFGGVFTSTSCDFGIEGVLDRFGQSKPKILVAAVSYEYGKKHFDLTEKLLEIEKRIPSLEKIILVDFLGKGYDISKFAKAVDYKTIIQEHQTDDQIEFTKVPFAHPVYIMYSSGTTGKPKCIVHSQGGTLVQLIKEHGLHCDLKQHKTTFFFTTCGWMMWNWLVAGLYFGSTVVLYEGSPAEPSPEYFFNMIERVGINIFGTSPKFLKALEDTGARFTKYPTLETILSTGSPLLPEQFDFVYNHIKKDVLLGSISGGTDIVSCFMLACPILPVYKGEIQCRGLGLDVQAFDENAKGVVGVEGELVCAQTFPSRPIYFLNDESKEKINAAYFNQIPGVWTHGDFVKVTEHGGVIVYGRSDATLNPGGVRIGTAEIYRQTEGLNYILDSICVGRPTDGDVDVILFVKLKDKEEMTLDRKKQIKDLIKKNTTPRHVPREIIVVKDIPYTRSGKKVELAITRILSGKPVTNVDALANPESLDEYYQYKG from the coding sequence ATGAATACAAGTTTGTGGACACCATCAGCGGATAGAATTAAATATTCAGAAATGACTGCTTTTATGCAGGCGATGAACCGTGAACACAAACTGTCGATGGAAAGCTATCAAGAGCTTCATCAATTCTCGATTACTCATAAAGATTTATTCTGGAAATCGCTGATTAATTATTTCGGCGTAAACTACAGAGGAAGTCTGGATCCGGTTTTACTAGAAGAAGGGTTTGAGAACTACACTTGGTTTTCAAATGTTGAGTTGAACTTTGCCGAGAATTTATTGAAAAATGGGAAAGATGGTGACGTCGCTCTTAATTTTCAACATGAATCGGGAATGTCGAAAAAAGTCACTTACAAAAATTTACGTACAGAAGTTAAATCTCTTCAGGCCTATTTGAAAAAAAATATGTCTGAAGGGGACGTTCTTGCGGCCTATATGCCTAACATCCCTGAGACAGTGGTTTCGATGTTGGCGACAACTTCATTTGGTGGAGTTTTCACTTCGACTAGTTGTGATTTTGGTATTGAAGGGGTTTTAGACCGCTTCGGACAATCAAAACCTAAAATTCTCGTTGCAGCTGTTAGTTATGAATACGGGAAAAAGCATTTTGACCTGACAGAAAAATTATTAGAAATTGAAAAACGTATTCCTTCTCTGGAAAAAATCATCTTGGTGGATTTCCTTGGAAAGGGTTATGACATTTCAAAATTTGCGAAGGCCGTCGATTACAAAACAATCATTCAAGAACACCAGACTGATGACCAGATTGAATTTACCAAAGTTCCTTTTGCTCACCCCGTTTATATTATGTACTCGTCGGGAACGACGGGGAAACCAAAGTGTATTGTTCACTCTCAAGGTGGAACACTTGTTCAGCTGATTAAAGAGCACGGTCTTCACTGTGATTTAAAACAGCATAAGACGACTTTCTTTTTTACGACTTGTGGTTGGATGATGTGGAACTGGCTTGTGGCCGGACTGTATTTTGGCTCTACTGTCGTTTTATATGAAGGGTCTCCTGCAGAGCCTTCTCCTGAATACTTCTTCAATATGATTGAGCGCGTTGGAATTAATATTTTTGGAACCTCTCCAAAATTCTTAAAAGCGCTTGAAGACACCGGTGCGAGATTTACAAAATATCCGACACTGGAGACGATTTTATCCACAGGATCGCCACTTCTTCCTGAGCAGTTTGATTTCGTTTATAACCACATTAAAAAAGATGTTCTCCTTGGAAGTATTTCAGGTGGAACAGATATCGTTTCTTGTTTTATGCTCGCTTGCCCGATTCTTCCTGTTTATAAGGGAGAAATTCAGTGCCGTGGTTTGGGTCTAGATGTTCAGGCCTTTGATGAAAATGCTAAAGGTGTTGTTGGAGTTGAAGGGGAGCTCGTATGTGCTCAGACTTTCCCAAGCAGACCAATCTATTTCTTAAACGATGAGAGTAAAGAAAAAATCAACGCTGCTTACTTCAATCAGATCCCCGGTGTGTGGACTCATGGAGACTTTGTAAAAGTCACTGAGCATGGCGGAGTGATCGTTTATGGCCGCTCTGATGCGACTTTAAATCCAGGTGGTGTGAGAATTGGGACTGCTGAAATTTACCGTCAGACAGAAGGATTAAACTATATCCTGGACTCTATCTGTGTGGGACGCCCGACAGATGGCGACGTGGATGTTATCTTGTTTGTGAAATTAAAAGACAAAGAAGAGATGACTCTGGATCGCAAAAAACAAATCAAAGACCTTATTAAGAAAAATACGACACCAAGACACGTTCCCCGTGAAATTATCGTGGTGAAAGATATTCCTTATACGAGATCAGGGAAAAAAGTGGAGTTGGCGATTACGAGAATTCTCTCAGGGAAGCCCGTAACAAATGTCGATGCCCTTGCTAATCCTGAATCGTTGGATGAGTACTACCAGTATAAAGGTTAA